One Vicingus serpentipes DNA window includes the following coding sequences:
- a CDS encoding cob(I)yrinic acid a,c-diamide adenosyltransferase: MKIYTKTGDKGQTSLFGGKRVPKHHNRIEAYGTVDELNSYIGLIRDQEIDKQTFDVLIEIQDRLFTLGSILATEPGNNKVKVPQLKESDIEFLENEIDKMNETLPEMRSFVLPGGHTTVSYCHISRCVCRRAERLVILLSEEEEVNELVFKYLNRLSDYLFVLSRKITQDLGANEIPWVARM, from the coding sequence ATGAAGATTTATACAAAAACAGGAGATAAAGGTCAAACATCATTGTTTGGAGGGAAAAGAGTACCTAAACACCATAATAGAATAGAAGCTTATGGTACCGTAGATGAATTAAATTCATACATAGGGCTTATTCGTGATCAAGAAATTGATAAGCAAACTTTTGATGTTTTAATTGAAATACAAGATAGGTTATTTACATTGGGATCAATTTTAGCTACCGAACCGGGAAATAATAAAGTAAAAGTGCCTCAATTAAAAGAAAGTGATATTGAATTTTTAGAAAATGAAATCGACAAAATGAATGAGACTTTACCAGAAATGCGTTCGTTTGTTTTACCTGGTGGACATACAACGGTTTCTTATTGTCATATTTCACGATGCGTTTGCAGAAGAGCTGAGCGATTAGTTATTCTTTTGTCAGAAGAAGAGGAAGTAAATGAGTTAGTGTTTAAGTATTTAAATCGATTGTCTGATTATTTGTTTGTGTTGTCAAGAAAAATAACACAAGATTTAGGTGCAAATGAGATTCCTTGGGTAGCTAGAATGTAA
- a CDS encoding DUF2795 domain-containing protein, which produces MYWTLELASHLEDAPWPATKDELIDFAIRTGSPLEVVENLQELEDEGETFDTIEEIWPDYPTKDDFFFNEDEY; this is translated from the coding sequence ATGTATTGGACATTAGAATTAGCATCTCACTTAGAAGACGCTCCTTGGCCGGCAACAAAAGACGAGCTTATTGATTTTGCAATTAGAACAGGATCACCACTTGAGGTTGTAGAAAATTTACAAGAATTAGAAGATGAGGGTGAAACGTTTGACACGATTGAAGAAATTTGGCCTGATTATCCAACCAAAGATGATTTCTTTTTTAATGAAGATGAATATTAA
- the rpoN gene encoding RNA polymerase factor sigma-54 — protein MALKQSLSFKLQQKLSPQQIQLMKLLQLPTIALEQRIKEEMESNPALDEGKEEEEEDISFSNDEDYDDKEKSEAEQDFNFDDYINGDETPSYKLTANNHSQDDEDHQVPLSGGDSFQELLEKQLIMFDLDDDDYEIAHHLIGSLDESGYLRRDLTSIVDDLAFTQNIITDEAHLNLILKLIQQFDPPGVGARTLQECLLLQINKSKGHSLLLMNAKEILENYFEEFTKKHYDKIIDRLNISEEDLKDVIAEILKLNPKPGNSLSDSTKVVQNIIPDFILTIVDDQLELQLNSRNAPELKVSKEYSEMMKGYKEAKEKPSKSQKDALMFVKQKLDSAKWFIDAIKQRQITLITTMEAIIERQKEYFLEGDETLIVPMILKDIADEVDLDISTISRVVNSKYVQTPYGTFLLKTFFSESLSTDSGEEVSSREVKKILQDAIEDEDKKKPLTDEKLSKLLNDKGYNIARRTVAKYREQLNIPVARMRKEL, from the coding sequence ATGGCATTAAAACAATCTTTAAGCTTTAAGCTTCAGCAAAAACTCTCTCCTCAGCAAATACAGTTGATGAAATTACTTCAACTGCCTACCATTGCTTTAGAACAAAGAATAAAAGAAGAAATGGAAAGTAACCCTGCACTAGACGAAGGCAAGGAAGAGGAAGAAGAAGATATTAGCTTTAGCAATGATGAAGATTATGATGACAAAGAGAAAAGTGAAGCTGAACAAGATTTTAACTTTGATGACTATATAAATGGTGATGAAACCCCATCATACAAATTAACAGCTAACAATCATAGCCAAGATGATGAAGATCATCAAGTTCCATTAAGCGGAGGAGATAGCTTTCAGGAGTTGCTAGAAAAACAACTCATCATGTTTGATTTAGATGATGACGATTATGAAATTGCTCACCATTTAATTGGTAGTTTGGATGAGTCAGGTTATTTAAGAAGAGATTTAACTTCAATTGTAGATGATTTAGCTTTTACTCAAAACATAATAACTGATGAAGCACATTTAAACTTAATCCTTAAATTAATTCAACAATTTGATCCTCCTGGTGTTGGAGCAAGAACTTTACAAGAATGTTTATTACTTCAAATCAATAAGAGTAAAGGACATTCTTTATTATTAATGAATGCTAAAGAAATTCTTGAAAACTACTTTGAAGAATTCACAAAAAAACATTACGATAAAATTATTGATCGATTAAACATTTCTGAAGAAGACTTAAAAGATGTTATTGCAGAAATACTAAAATTAAACCCAAAACCAGGAAACTCTTTAAGTGATTCAACAAAGGTAGTTCAAAACATTATACCTGATTTTATATTAACTATTGTTGATGATCAACTTGAATTACAATTAAACAGCAGAAATGCTCCCGAATTAAAAGTTAGTAAGGAGTATTCTGAAATGATGAAAGGATACAAAGAGGCAAAAGAAAAACCTTCTAAGTCTCAGAAAGATGCTTTAATGTTTGTGAAACAAAAATTAGATTCGGCAAAATGGTTTATTGATGCAATTAAACAACGTCAAATAACGCTAATAACAACTATGGAAGCGATTATTGAACGTCAAAAAGAATACTTTTTAGAAGGAGATGAGACGTTAATTGTTCCTATGATTTTAAAAGACATTGCAGATGAAGTTGATTTAGATATCTCAACCATTTCAAGAGTAGTTAATAGCAAATATGTTCAAACACCTTATGGTACTTTCTTACTTAAAACCTTCTTCTCTGAATCACTAAGTACAGATAGTGGTGAAGAAGTATCAAGCAGAGAAGTAAAAAAAATACTTCAAGATGCAATTGAAGATGAAGACAAGAAAAAACCACTAACAGATGAAAAGTTATCTAAACTTTTAAATGATAAAGGTTATAACATTGCAAGAAGAACCGTAGCTAAATATCGCGAACAGTTAAACATTCCTGTAGCAAGAATGAGAAAGGAATTGTAA
- a CDS encoding BrxA/BrxB family bacilliredoxin: MYPPELVAPMKEELTSVGFEDLTTAAQVDEAITSEGTTFVIINSVCGCAAANARPAAKIAITNSKKPSKIATVFAGVDSDAVAQARKYTLPYPPSSPSMALFKNGKLVHFIERHHIEGRPAEMIAENLAEAFNEYC; the protein is encoded by the coding sequence ATGTACCCACCAGAATTAGTTGCACCGATGAAAGAAGAATTAACATCGGTAGGATTTGAAGACTTAACTACTGCTGCTCAAGTTGATGAAGCTATTACAAGTGAAGGAACTACTTTTGTGATAATTAACTCTGTATGTGGATGTGCTGCAGCAAATGCGAGACCAGCCGCAAAAATTGCAATCACAAACAGTAAAAAACCAAGTAAAATTGCTACTGTATTTGCAGGTGTTGATAGTGATGCTGTTGCTCAAGCTAGAAAATATACACTCCCTTACCCTCCATCATCTCCAAGTATGGCTTTATTTAAAAATGGTAAGCTAGTTCATTTCATAGAAAGACACCATATTGAAGGAAGACCTGCCGAAATGATAGCTGAGAATTTAGCTGAAGCTTTTAACGAATACTGTTAA
- a CDS encoding LiaF transmembrane domain-containing protein, whose protein sequence is MNIEEKEHEFKSKKRSIVGIIFIIVGAVLIAKKLDIIPSSVSHIIISWQMLLIAIGTANILSKQNYRSGLILITIGTFFILPKIFDIPFEVRNMFWPAIFVVIGVLMLTIKNRHHFPKNLGVSDNFIDLFTFMGGGKRKITSDNFMGGKVTSIFGGSELDLTGAKIQNQECVIDVFTMFGGSEIVVPNDWDVRVDVTSIFGGFDDKRGPVVGDVKNVLIIKGVNIFGGGEVKSY, encoded by the coding sequence ATGAACATAGAAGAAAAAGAACACGAATTTAAAAGCAAAAAAAGATCGATTGTAGGAATTATCTTTATAATAGTAGGGGCTGTTTTAATTGCTAAAAAGCTTGATATTATTCCATCAAGTGTTAGTCATATTATTATTTCTTGGCAAATGTTGTTAATCGCAATTGGTACAGCCAATATCCTTTCAAAACAAAATTATCGGTCAGGTTTAATCTTAATTACGATAGGTACTTTTTTTATTCTACCTAAAATATTTGATATACCTTTTGAAGTGAGAAATATGTTTTGGCCAGCCATATTTGTTGTAATAGGAGTTTTAATGTTAACAATTAAAAACAGGCATCATTTTCCTAAAAATTTAGGAGTATCAGACAATTTTATTGACTTATTTACATTTATGGGAGGAGGTAAGCGAAAAATTACTTCTGATAATTTTATGGGAGGTAAAGTAACAAGCATTTTTGGAGGTAGCGAATTAGATTTAACAGGTGCTAAAATACAAAATCAAGAATGTGTAATTGATGTTTTCACTATGTTTGGAGGCTCTGAAATAGTAGTTCCTAATGATTGGGATGTTAGGGTTGACGTAACTTCAATATTCGGAGGATTTGATGATAAAAGAGGACCGGTTGTGGGAGATGTTAAAAATGTACTAATTATTAAGGGAGTTAATATTTTTGGAGGAGGAGAAGTAAAAAGTTATTAA
- a CDS encoding sensor histidine kinase — MLNPITSNKSYLINYSAVWTIIIGAHFAVLHWYYHISLGVALLDSFLFNVFFAFLGISLWYVVRYNKSSQKFITLFSSHLVSSLIIIGFWLVSGYLILKYSVDDLVYLSFLEGSFPWRIISGIFYYLVFILVYYVVVFYQENQQKIKEEANLKTLIKEVELNALKNQINPHFLFNSLNSISSLTISSPDKAQEMIIKLSEYLRYSLSNENEQVTTLAREIANIKLYLEIEKIRFGNRLNFELNCNKECLNAKLPAMILQPLFENAIKHGVYESIDTINVILDGRKKDDELELVLTNNFDATARQVKGEGIGLKNTQERLFLIYRRRDLLVTEKIQDTFMVTIKIPQDEKN, encoded by the coding sequence ATGCTAAACCCAATAACAAGCAATAAAAGTTATTTGATAAATTATTCAGCAGTGTGGACCATAATTATTGGTGCGCACTTTGCTGTTTTGCATTGGTATTATCATATTTCTCTTGGTGTAGCTTTGTTAGATAGCTTTTTGTTTAATGTGTTTTTTGCTTTTTTGGGCATAAGCTTATGGTATGTAGTTCGTTATAATAAATCGAGTCAAAAGTTTATCACTTTATTTTCAAGTCACCTTGTTTCATCGCTTATAATTATAGGCTTTTGGTTGGTTAGCGGCTATTTAATTTTAAAGTATAGTGTTGATGATTTGGTTTATTTATCCTTTCTGGAAGGTTCTTTTCCTTGGCGTATCATAAGTGGAATATTTTATTATCTGGTATTTATTTTAGTTTACTATGTGGTTGTTTTTTATCAAGAAAACCAACAGAAAATTAAGGAAGAAGCTAATCTTAAAACATTAATAAAAGAAGTAGAGTTAAATGCTTTAAAAAATCAAATTAATCCTCATTTTTTATTTAATAGCTTAAATTCAATTAGTTCATTAACTATTTCTAGCCCAGATAAAGCTCAAGAAATGATTATTAAGTTATCAGAATATCTTAGATACTCTTTAAGTAATGAAAATGAACAAGTAACAACATTAGCTAGAGAAATAGCTAATATCAAATTGTATTTAGAAATTGAAAAAATACGGTTTGGTAATCGTTTAAATTTTGAACTAAATTGTAATAAAGAGTGCTTAAATGCTAAACTTCCAGCTATGATATTACAACCTTTATTTGAAAATGCTATAAAACATGGTGTTTATGAAAGTATTGATACTATTAATGTAATACTTGACGGAAGAAAAAAAGATGATGAATTAGAGTTGGTTTTAACGAATAATTTTGATGCAACAGCCCGACAAGTAAAGGGTGAAGGGATAGGCTTAAAAAACACTCAAGAAAGACTTTTTTTAATTTATAGGAGAAGAGATTTGTTAGTAACTGAAAAAATACAAGACACTTTTATGGTCACAATAAAAATACCTCAAGATGAAAAAAATTAA
- a CDS encoding LytR/AlgR family response regulator transcription factor, with translation MKKIKAIIIEDETLARDLVKSYLNGENDIELIGEFDNGFSGLKAINDLKPDLVFLDVQMPKLTGIELLELLDEFPKIIFTTAYDEYAIKAFELNAADYLLKPFSKERFNQALNKVREKESDLGELKKHISETKQLDKIVVKSNDKIDIIQLNEILYFEAQDDYVMIYTKTGKFLKYDTMKYLEEHLDDSKFIRIHRSFIINVNEMQKLEKFGKDNYQVILSGNIALNVSRSRYQNLKQYLNL, from the coding sequence ATGAAAAAAATTAAGGCAATTATTATTGAAGATGAAACTTTAGCCAGAGACTTGGTTAAAAGTTATTTAAATGGTGAAAATGATATCGAATTGATAGGTGAGTTTGATAATGGATTTTCTGGGTTAAAAGCAATAAATGATTTAAAACCAGATTTGGTTTTTTTAGATGTTCAGATGCCGAAACTAACAGGGATTGAATTATTAGAATTATTAGATGAGTTTCCTAAAATTATTTTCACAACTGCTTATGATGAATATGCAATAAAAGCATTTGAACTAAATGCTGCCGATTATTTACTGAAGCCATTTTCAAAAGAACGATTTAATCAAGCATTAAATAAAGTTCGCGAAAAAGAAAGTGATTTAGGAGAGTTAAAAAAGCATATTTCAGAAACTAAACAATTGGATAAGATTGTTGTAAAATCAAACGATAAAATTGATATAATTCAGCTAAACGAGATTTTATATTTTGAAGCTCAAGATGATTATGTAATGATATATACTAAAACAGGTAAATTTCTTAAATACGATACTATGAAGTATTTAGAGGAGCATTTAGATGACTCAAAATTTATTAGAATACATCGATCATTTATTATTAATGTAAATGAAATGCAAAAATTAGAAAAGTTTGGTAAAGATAATTATCAAGTAATTTTATCAGGAAATATTGCATTAAATGTAAGTCGTTCGAGGTATCAAAATTTAAAGCAATATTTAAACTTATAG
- a CDS encoding nucleoside deaminase — protein sequence MLSIFSDEHFMKEAFKEAQKAFDEDEVPVGAIIVCDNKIIARAHNMTERLNDVTAHAEMLAFTSATDYLGGKYLNECTLYVTLEPCVMCGGAAYWTQLKKVVYGASDEKRGFSKLSKNILHPKTEIISGVQSVICGEILTQFFERKRG from the coding sequence ATGCTTTCTATTTTTTCGGACGAACACTTTATGAAAGAAGCTTTTAAAGAAGCTCAAAAAGCATTTGATGAAGACGAAGTTCCTGTTGGAGCAATAATCGTTTGCGATAACAAAATAATTGCTCGTGCCCACAACATGACTGAGAGATTAAACGATGTTACAGCTCATGCCGAAATGCTGGCATTTACTTCTGCTACAGATTATTTAGGGGGTAAATATTTAAACGAATGTACACTTTACGTAACTCTTGAACCATGTGTAATGTGTGGAGGGGCAGCCTACTGGACTCAATTAAAAAAAGTAGTTTATGGTGCTAGTGACGAAAAAAGAGGTTTTAGCAAACTTTCAAAAAACATCTTACATCCAAAAACAGAAATTATAAGTGGAGTTCAAAGTGTAATTTGCGGTGAGATTTTAACTCAATTTTTCGAGCGAAAAAGAGGTTAA
- a CDS encoding CDP-alcohol phosphatidyltransferase family protein: MKKHIPNAITTLNLLCGCLAITSAFEGELYIAAYFLIFANFFDFADGFAARALKVSNALGEQLDSLSDMISFGVAPGVLLYQFAKHLNTINEVQILTDNPWLFYIAFIIPVFSSFRLAKFNIDTRQTSSFIGLPTPANASFFLFVVILYFYPDLPKVIDVNSFLIPIIGNPIIMLCFGVVFSFLLVAEIPMFSLKFKNMKWKDNKLPFSFILIWFLLLITTNIFAMPAIVIIYILFSVFKHLTSKATA, translated from the coding sequence ATGAAAAAACACATTCCAAATGCAATTACAACGTTAAATTTACTTTGTGGCTGCTTAGCAATAACCTCTGCTTTTGAAGGTGAATTATATATTGCTGCATATTTTTTAATCTTTGCAAATTTTTTTGATTTTGCTGATGGTTTTGCAGCAAGAGCTTTAAAAGTTTCTAATGCATTAGGGGAACAACTGGATTCTTTATCTGATATGATTTCTTTTGGTGTTGCTCCGGGTGTTTTACTTTATCAATTTGCTAAACACTTAAATACCATTAATGAAGTTCAAATTTTAACTGACAACCCTTGGTTATTTTACATTGCTTTTATTATACCTGTTTTTTCTTCATTTCGACTTGCTAAATTCAACATAGACACTCGTCAAACTAGCTCTTTTATAGGACTCCCAACTCCAGCAAATGCTTCTTTTTTCTTATTTGTTGTTATCCTTTATTTTTACCCTGATTTACCAAAAGTTATTGACGTGAATAGTTTTTTAATACCAATTATTGGGAACCCTATAATTATGCTTTGTTTTGGTGTTGTTTTTTCTTTTTTACTAGTTGCCGAAATACCTATGTTTTCTCTAAAGTTTAAAAACATGAAATGGAAAGACAACAAACTTCCTTTTAGCTTTATTCTTATATGGTTTCTTCTTTTAATAACTACAAACATTTTTGCAATGCCTGCAATTGTTATTATTTATATTTTGTTTTCTGTATTTAAACATCTTACCTCAAAAGCTACTGCGTAA